A region of the Paracoccus pantotrophus genome:
CGGATGTCGGGATCAGCCACCAGCCCTCGCGGGTCTGATAGCTGTCCTCGCCGAATTTCGGCAATTGCCCGGTGCCCTCCATCATCTCCGAAAGCACGAGGACCGGCGCCCAGGTCTCCTCCAGCCCATGCTCGCCGACATGCAGGTCCAGCATGAACTGCGCCAGCGCGCGGTGGATGCGGGCGACGCCGCCCTTCAGCACCACGAATCGCGAGCCAGAGAGCTTCGCGGCGGTCTCGAAATCCATGCCGGGCCGGACGCCCTCGACCTCGAAATGCTCGCGCGGGGCGAAGTCGAAGGCGCGCGGCTCGCCCCAGCGCCGGATCTCGACATTGTCGCCCTCGTCCTCGCCCGGCGGCACGCTGTCCAGGGGCAGGTTCGGAACGGTCAGCAGCAACTCGCGCAGCTTGGCGTCCAGCGCCGCGGCCTCGGCCTGCAGCCGGGCGGTCTCGTCCTTCTTGGCGGTGACCAGGGCGCGCAGGCGCTGGAACTCGGCCTCGTCGCCGCGGCCCTTGGCGGCGCCGGCCTCCTTGCTGGCCTTGTTCTGCTCGGCCTGCGCGGCCTCGGCGGCCGCGATGCGGGCACGGCGGTCGGCATCCAGCGACAGGATCTCGGACGAAACCGGGGCCATGTTGCGCAAGCCAAGTGCTGCGTCGAAAGCGGCGGGGTTTTCGCGGATGGCGCGGATGTCGTGCATGGCCCATTCCTCTGGCAGGTTACGCGAAACCGGATAACCCAAAGCGGCTGAAGGCGAAAGCCTCAGCCCGCCCTCTCAGCCCGCCTGGGCCAGCATGTCGCGCAAGACCTCGAAAAACCGCTCCCGCCCCGGATAGCCCTCGACGCGCACCTGTTCGACGCCGCCTTGCAGCAGGATGAAGGTGGGCGTCAGCCAGGGCCGCCGCGCCAGCACCAGCCCGTCGGGCCAGGGCCCGTCCCGATC
Encoded here:
- the serS gene encoding serine--tRNA ligase, yielding MHDIRAIRENPAAFDAALGLRNMAPVSSEILSLDADRRARIAAAEAAQAEQNKASKEAGAAKGRGDEAEFQRLRALVTAKKDETARLQAEAAALDAKLRELLLTVPNLPLDSVPPGEDEGDNVEIRRWGEPRAFDFAPREHFEVEGVRPGMDFETAAKLSGSRFVVLKGGVARIHRALAQFMLDLHVGEHGLEETWAPVLVLSEMMEGTGQLPKFGEDSYQTREGWWLIPTSEVTLTNTVNGDLVDHASLPRRLVAHSQCFRSEAGSAGRDTAGMLRQHQFEKVEMVSITDAESGVAEHARMTRCAETVLERLGLPYRTIVLCGGDMGFGARITHDLEVWLPGQGRYREISSVSYCGDFQARRMNARYRPAGGGKPEFVHTLNGSGLAVGRTLIAVLENGQQADGSVVLPEALHPYLGGKTRLGADGVLA